One region of Pagrus major chromosome 7, Pma_NU_1.0 genomic DNA includes:
- the dnajc11a gene encoding dnaJ homolog subfamily C member 11a translates to MASALDDDEILNDDFYSLLNVRREATQDELKAAYRRLCMLYHPDKHRDPELKRQAEQLFNLVHEAYEVLSDPQTRAIYDIYGKRGLDVDGWEVVERKRTPAEIREEYERLQKEREERRLQQRTNPKGTISVGIDATDLFDRYEEDYEETAGGGVPHVEINKMHISQSIEAPLTTKDTAVLSGSLSTHNGNGGGTINLALRRVTSAKGWGEVEIGAGDTHGPLFGMKIFRNLTPRFFVTAQCGLQFSSRGVRPGVTTVLARHLDKNTMGYLQWRWGIQSSMNTSIVRDTKSSHFTFAMQLGIPHTFLMMSYQYKFQDDDQTKIKGSVKSGFFGTVVEYGAERKISRHSVLGATVSVGVPQGVSLKIKLNRASQTYFFPIHLTDQLLPSAVFYATVGPLVFYLAIQQLVIRPYVRAQKEQELEKQQESSASNIARKKQEAEAAVLLMQESVRRIIEAEESRMGLIILNAWYGKFVTDNSRKHERAKVIDVTVPLQCLVKDSKLILTEATKSGLPGFYDPCVGEEKSLKVLYQFRGVMHQVLSGDTEPLRIPKQSHRIDADT, encoded by the exons ATGGCGTCTGCCTTGGACGATGATGAGATCCTGAATGATGATTTTTATTCCCTGCTTAATGTCAGAAGAGAG GCAACACAGGATGAGCTGAAGGCGGCATATAGGCGGTTATGCATGCTGTATCACCCAGACAAACACCGGGACCCTGAACTAAAGCGTCAAGCAGAGCAGCTTTTTAACCTCGTACATGAAGCTTATGAGG TGCTTAGTGACCCACAGACGCGGGCTATCTATGATATCTATGGCAAACGAGGACTTGACGTTGACGGATGGGAG gtggtggaaagaaaaagaaccccTGCAGAGATTCGAGAAGAGTATGAACGTCTCCAGAAAGAGCGAGAGGAGAGAAGGCTTCAGCAAAGGACCAACCCAAAG GGAACGATTAGTGTGGGCATTGATGCCACCGACCTATTTGACCGATATGAGGAGGACTATGAGGAAACGGCTGGAGGGGGAGTCCCACATGTGGAAATCAACAAGATGCACATATCACAATCCATAGAG GCTCCTCTCACCACAAAAGACACAGCTGTTTTGTCTGGCTCCTTGTCAACCCACAATGGAAATGGAGGTGGCACCATCAACTTGGCCTTGAGAAGAGTCACCTCAGCTAAGGGGTGGGGAGAG GTAGAGATTGGTGCTGGAGACACCCACGGACCTCTCTTTGGAATGAAGATATTCCGAAACTTGACGCCTCGATT CTTCGTGACCGCTCAGTGTGGGCTCCAGTTTTCATCCCGGGGCGTTCGTCCTGGGGTAACGACAGTGCTGGCCCGTCACCTAGACAAGAACACTATGGGCTATCTGCAGTGGCGCTGGGGGATCCAGTCCTCTATGAACACCAGCATAGTCAGAGACACCAAGAGTAGCCATTTCACCTTCGCAATGCAG CTTGGCATTCCTCACACTTTTTTGATGATGAGCTACCAGTACAAGTTCCAGGATGATGACCAGACGAAGATTAAGGGCTCAGTAAA ATCAGGTTTCTTTGGGACTGTGGTAGAGTACGGTGCTGAAAGGAAGATCAGTCGACACAGTGTCCTGGGGGCCACCGTCAGCGTGGGAGTGCCCCAAGGTGTCTCCCTCAAGATCAA ACTAAACAGAGCCAGCCAGACGTATTTCTTTCCTATTCACCTGACTGACCAACTCCTGCCCAGTGCTGTATTTTACGCCACAGTCGGACCACTGGTTTTCTACCTCGCCATCCAGCAGCTTGTTATTCGGCCCTACGTGCGGGCCCAGAAGGAGCA AGAgttggagaagcagcaggagagcTCGGCCTCTAATATAGCCAGAAAGAAACAGGAGGCGGAGGCTGCC GTCTTGCTCATGCAGGAGTCTGTGCGCCGGATTATTGAAGCCGAGGAGTCTAGAATGG GTCTCATCATCCTCAACGCCTGGTACGGCAAGTTTGTGACTGACAATAGTAGAAAACACGAGAGGGCAAAGGTCATTGATGTGACTGTGCCACTGCAGTGTCTGGTGAAAGACTCTAAACTCATCCTCACTGAGGCCACAAAG TCAGGACTCCCTGGCTTCTACGACCCCTGTGTGGGGGAGGAGAAGAGCCTAAAGGTGCTGTATCAGTTCCGAGGAGTCATGCATCAAGTCCTGTCAGGAGACACAGAACCACTCAGGATACCAAAGCAAT CTCACAGGATTGATGCCGACACATAG